From Candidatus Rokuibacteriota bacterium, one genomic window encodes:
- a CDS encoding IS110 family transposase, which yields MERTFVGIDIAKDQVDVHVHPTDERFQLSRDDAGLAGLVARLQPLGPRLVVLEATGGYEIPVAAVLASAGVPVAVVNPRQIRDYARATGQLAKTDALDARLMARFAEAVQPEVRPLPTPEAQALGDLVTRRRQLVDMLGAERNRHHQARDLRLQRCIATHIRWLTKALAEIEVDLATRIRSSPIWRERDNLLHSVPGVGDITAYTLIADLPELGHLDRRKIAALVGVAPFNRESGHWRGRRMIAGGRPAVRSVLYMATLTAVRFNPAIAHVYQRLTAAGRPKKVALTAAMRKLLTILNAMLRDQRPWQPESA from the coding sequence ATGGAACGCACCTTTGTGGGGATCGATATCGCCAAGGACCAAGTGGATGTCCATGTTCATCCGACCGACGAGCGGTTCCAGCTCAGTCGCGATGACGCGGGACTCGCGGGGCTCGTCGCTCGGCTGCAACCCCTCGGGCCGCGCCTGGTGGTGCTCGAGGCGACCGGGGGCTATGAGATCCCCGTGGCCGCGGTGCTGGCCAGCGCGGGGGTGCCGGTGGCCGTGGTCAATCCGCGGCAGATCCGCGATTACGCCCGCGCCACGGGCCAGCTCGCCAAGACCGACGCGCTCGATGCCCGCCTCATGGCCCGGTTCGCCGAAGCCGTGCAGCCCGAGGTCCGGCCCCTGCCCACCCCGGAGGCGCAGGCCTTGGGCGACCTCGTCACCCGCCGCCGGCAACTGGTGGACATGCTCGGGGCCGAGCGCAACCGCCACCACCAGGCGCGCGACCTGCGGCTGCAACGCTGTATCGCCACGCACATCCGCTGGCTGACCAAGGCTCTGGCCGAGATCGAGGTCGACCTCGCCACCCGCATCCGTTCCAGCCCGATCTGGCGGGAGCGGGACAACCTGCTCCACTCCGTGCCTGGCGTTGGCGATATCACGGCGTACACGCTGATCGCCGACCTCCCGGAGCTGGGCCACCTGGATCGCCGCAAGATCGCCGCCCTGGTCGGTGTCGCTCCGTTCAACCGAGAGAGCGGCCACTGGCGTGGCCGCCGCATGATCGCTGGGGGCCGCCCTGCGGTGCGCAGCGTGCTGTATATGGCCACTCTCACCGCGGTCCGCTTCAACCCGGCGATCGCCCATGTCTATCAGCGCTTGACCGCGGCCGGCCGGCCGAAAAAAGTTGCCCTCACCGCCGCGATGCGCAAGCTCCTCACCATCCTGAACGCGATGCTGCGAGACCAACGCCCATGGCAACCAGAATCCGCTTGA
- a CDS encoding NAD(P)-dependent oxidoreductase has protein sequence MTTVGIVGIGLLGSAIASRFVKAGHAVVGFDILPARVAALTAMGGKAAPSAAAVAQSAEAVCTLLPSLAAAETAVLGRGGILAGARPGLTVIQMSTISPALTERLAREVTGKGLGFLDCPVSGTTSMIERGDGSFFVGGERALYDRWRPVLESALPRVVHVGRVGQAMTLKLVANLLVALHSAAAAEALTLARRAGLDLDLALEVLNSSAAASAMLKVRGPLVVRNEFPAQMKLDLFMKDLHLMQEAAAAVGAPLPFTDLAERLYAAAQAAGHGAEDLAVVVTALETQGAGRRKPPRSATSSRRRAKPSPKSQGKQRPRHR, from the coding sequence ATGACCACCGTCGGCATCGTCGGCATCGGCCTCCTCGGCTCCGCCATCGCCTCGCGCTTCGTCAAGGCGGGCCATGCCGTCGTCGGCTTCGATATCCTGCCCGCCCGCGTCGCAGCCCTCACCGCCATGGGCGGCAAGGCAGCACCCTCGGCCGCCGCCGTCGCTCAATCAGCCGAAGCCGTCTGCACCCTCCTGCCCTCGCTCGCGGCAGCCGAGACCGCGGTGCTCGGGCGCGGCGGCATCCTGGCCGGCGCGCGGCCGGGCCTCACGGTCATCCAGATGAGCACGATCTCCCCGGCGCTCACCGAGCGGCTGGCGCGGGAGGTCACGGGCAAGGGCCTGGGCTTCCTCGACTGCCCCGTCAGCGGCACGACCTCCATGATCGAGCGCGGCGACGGCAGCTTCTTCGTGGGAGGGGAGCGCGCCCTCTACGATCGCTGGCGCCCCGTGCTCGAATCCGCCCTGCCGCGCGTCGTCCACGTCGGCCGCGTGGGCCAGGCCATGACTCTCAAGCTCGTCGCCAATCTCCTGGTGGCGCTCCACAGCGCGGCGGCCGCCGAGGCCCTGACCCTCGCGCGCAGGGCCGGCCTGGATCTCGATCTCGCGCTCGAGGTGCTCAACTCGAGCGCCGCGGCCTCCGCCATGCTGAAGGTCCGTGGCCCCCTGGTCGTCCGCAACGAGTTCCCCGCCCAGATGAAGCTCGACCTCTTCATGAAAGACCTTCACCTGATGCAGGAGGCTGCGGCCGCCGTCGGTGCGCCGCTCCCCTTCACCGACCTGGCCGAGCGCCTCTATGCCGCCGCCCAGGCGGCAGGCCACGGCGCGGAAGATCTCGCGGTGGTGGTGACGGCGCTCGAGACGCAGGGAGCGGGACGGCGGAAACCTCCACGTTCCGCGACGTCTAGCCGCAGACGCGCGAAACCATCCCCCAAGAGCCAAGGAAAGCAGCGCCCTCGACACAGATAG